In Chaetodon trifascialis isolate fChaTrf1 chromosome 6, fChaTrf1.hap1, whole genome shotgun sequence, one DNA window encodes the following:
- the ppil3 gene encoding peptidyl-prolyl cis-trans isomerase-like 3, with protein MAVTLHTDLGDIKIELFCERTPKTCENFLALCASGFYNGSIFHRNIKGFMVQTGDPTGTGKGGTSIWGRKFEDEFSEHLKHNVRGVVSMANNGPNTNGSQFFFTYAKQPHLDMKYTVFGKIIDGLETLDELEKLPVNEKTFRPLTETRIKDVTIHANPFAG; from the exons GCTGTTACCCTTCACACAGATCTGGGAGACATTAAAATTGAATTGTTTTGTGAGCGCACACCGAAAACGTGTGAG AACTTTCTGGCTTTGTGTGCCAGTGGGTTCTACAACGGCTCCATCTTCCACCGAAATATTAAAGGTTTCATGGTTCAGACTGGTGATCCTACAG GCACGGGGAAAGGAGGAACGAGTATATGGGGCCGCAAATTTGAAGATGAGTTTAGCGAACACCTAAAA CATAATGTAAGAGGAGTTGTCTCGATGGCAAACAATGGCCCCAACACAAATGGCTCCCAGTTTTTCTTCACATATGCCAAACAGCCCCATCTGGACATGAAGTACACGGTGTTTGGAAA GATTATCGATGGCTTGGAAACGCTGGATGAACTGGAGAAACTGCCTGTCAATGAAAAGACGTTCAGACCACTGACTGAAACCCGGATAAAGGATGTGACCATTCATGCCAACCCTTTTGCCGGATAG